The following are encoded in a window of Centroberyx gerrardi isolate f3 chromosome 1, fCenGer3.hap1.cur.20231027, whole genome shotgun sequence genomic DNA:
- the dut gene encoding deoxyuridine 5'-triphosphate nucleotidohydrolase, mitochondrial produces MPALEVTDASAVSPPKRARTEKLPEDFKPVLKFAKLSEHATTPTRGSAKAAGYDLYSAYDYSIGPMDKAIVKTDIQIAVPSGYYGRVAPRSGLAVKHFIDVGAGVVDEDYRGNVGVVLFNFNKEAFEVKKGDRVAQLVCERICYPDLVELETLDDTERGAGGFGSTGRN; encoded by the exons ATGCCTGCCCTAGAGGTTACAGATGCTTCTGCTGTCTCTCCACCGAAGAGGGCAAGGACTGAAAAGTTGCCTGAAGATTTCAAACCTGTCCTCAAATTCGCTAAACTGTCTGAGCACGCCACAACACCTACCAGAGGGTCAGCTAAAGCTGCAGGCTACGACCTGTACAG CGCCTATGATTACTCCATTGGTCCCATGGACAAGGCCATTGTGAAGACAGACATCCAGATAGCAGTCCCATCTGGCTACTATGGCAGAGTGG CACCGAGATCTGGACTGGCAGTAAAACACTTCATTGATGTTGGTG CTGGAGTCGTAGATGAGGACTACAGAGGGAATGTGGGAGTTGTGCTCTTCAACTTCAACAAGGAGGCCTTTGAAG TGAAAAAGGGCGACCGAGTGGCTCAGTTGGTGTGTGAGAGGATCTGCTACCCAGATCTGGTGGAGCTAGAG ACGCTGGATGACACGGAGCGTGGCGCTGGGGGTTTTGGCTCGACTGGACGCAACTGA